The following proteins are co-located in the Primulina tabacum isolate GXHZ01 chromosome 11, ASM2559414v2, whole genome shotgun sequence genome:
- the LOC142517924 gene encoding uncharacterized protein LOC142517924, with protein sequence MVKVRMNTADVAAEVKCLRRLIGMRCSNVYDLSPKTYVFKLMSSSGVTESGESEKVLLLLESGVRLHTTVYMRDKSNTPSGFTLKLRRHIRTRRLEDVRQLGYDRIILFQFGLGVNAHYVILELYAQGNILLTDSEFTVLTLLRSHRDDNKGIAIMSRHRYPVELSRVFERTTREKLEVAFESVVHEKCENGNDGSNASTDKHNTQKNTKPAGTNKNDNTRAKQTTLKVVLGEALGYGPALSEHIILDAGLTPSTKLNKEFKMDGNSIQVLTEAVKKFEDWLSEVISGKKVPKGYILMQRKILGNNDDAIFDEFCPLLLNQFKSRDSMEFETFDAALDEFYSKIESQRVEQQQRAKENSAMQKLDRIKSDQESRVHALKRDVEECVKMAELIEYNLEDVDAAILAVRIAIANGMSWVDLARMVKEEKKSGNPVAGLIDKLHLDRNCMALLLSNNLDEMDDDEKTQPVDKVEVDLALSAHANARRYYEQKKKQDNKQEKTITAHEKAFRAAEKKTRQQLSQEKAIATISHMRKVHWFEKFNWFISSENYLVISGRDAQQNEMIVKRYMSKGDLYVHAELHGASSTVIKNHKPESPVPPLTLNQAGCFTVCHSQAWDSKIVTSAWWVYPHQVTKTAPTGEYLTVGSFMIRGKKNFLPPHPLIMGFGILFRLDESSLGSHLNERRVRGEEEGIIDMEQTEPLKEISYSDSDSEKEVLKEKVESSGLTNLSAERLSGEEVSKVASASGLNFSEVTSNSQDTVDEISPVNYVCHDEVYDGKTSKTVAQDLEDLIDKALELGSATASTRSYGLPSVEESVSEHHHEVTKPMQRDRPYISKAERRKLKKGHKDGSEISTAEHGRETEDHNSVSQPENQAKSSKPINGKTSRGQKGKLKKIKEKYADQDEEERLIRMALLAAAGKSKGGEQSENENALPGTEAKLATAPEDASKICYKCKKAGHLSRDCPEHPEETGKSKADGRVDRGTGEMDRVAMEEDDIHEIGDEEKEKLNDVDYLTGNPLPIDVLLYAVPVCGPYNALQAFKYHVKIIPGSLKKGKAAKTAMTLFSHMPEASSREKELMKACTDPELVAAMMGNSKVSAAGLTQLKQKQKKIKKTNKGEVS encoded by the exons ATGGTGAAGGTCCGAATGAACACAGCCGACGTGGCGGCGGAGGTCAAGTGCCTCCGCCGCTTGATCGGCATGCGTTGTTCCAATGTATACGATCTTTCTCCGAAG ACGTATGTGTTTAAGCTAATGAGTAGCAGTGGAGTGACAGAGTCGGGAGAGAGTGAAAAGGTTCTGCTGTTGTTGGAGAGTGGTGTTAGATTACATACCACGGTGTATATGAG GGACAAAAGTAATACACCGTCAGGATTTACTTTGAAACTAAGGAGACACATACGAACAAGACGGCTTGAAGATGTGCGACAACTTGGCTATGATAGG ATAATACTCTTTCAATTTGGACTTGGAGTTAATGCACACTACGTCATTTTGGAGTTGTATGCCCAAGGGAATATTCTTCTTACAGATTCTGAGTTTACTGTCCTGACTCTCCTGCGTTCACACAG GGATGACAATAAGGGAATTGCTATCATGTCGCGACATCGTTATCCAGTTGAACTATCTCGAGTATTTGAGCGTACAACTAGGGAGAAGCTTGAGGTAGCCTTCGAATCTGTGGTGCACGAGAAGTGTGAAAATGGAAATGACGGTTCCAATGCCTCCACGGATAAGCATAATACTCAAAAGAATACAAAGCCTGCTGGGACAAACAAGAATGACAATACTCGTGCCAAGCAAACAACTCTGAAAGTTGTTCTTGGGGAAGCATTGGGTTATGGGCCAGCTTTATCGGAACACATTATACTAGATGCTGGTTTGACTCCTAgcacaaaattaaataaagaattCAAAATGGACGGTAATTCAATACAGGTTCTGACTGAAGCTGTAAAGAAGTTTGAGGATTGGCTATCAGAGGTTATTTCTGGTAAGAAAGTTCCAAAAGGATACATTCTGATGCAGCGAAAGATATTGGGAAACAATGATGATGCT ATCTTCGATGAGTTTTGTCCATTGTTGCTAAACCAGTTCAAATCAAGAGATTCCATGGAGTTTGAGACATTTGATGCAGCTTTAGATGAATTCTACAGTAAAATCGAAAGCCAGCGTGTGGAACAACAACAAAGGGCTAAAGAAAATTCTGCTATGCAGAAACTTGATAGAATCAAATCTGATCAG GAAAGTCGTGTGCATGCACTTAAGAGAGATGTTGAAGAGTGTGTCAAAATGGCAGAATTGATAGAATATAATTTAGAAGATGTAGATGCTGCCATCTTAGCAGTCCGTATAGCTATTGCAAATGGGATGAGTTGGGTTGATTTGGCTCGTATGGTGAAAGAGGAGAAGAAATCTGGAAACCCCGTAGCTGGTCTCATTGACAAGCTGCATCTTGACAGAAATTGTATGGCACTTCTTCTGAGCAATAATCTCGATGAAATGGACGATGATGAGAAAACGCAACCTGTGGACAAG GTAGAGGTTGATCTTGCACTTTCAGCGCATGCTAATGCCCGGCGCTATTATGAGCAGAAGAAGAAACAGGATAATAAACAGGAGAAAACCATCACAGCACATGAGAAAGCTTTCAGAGCCGCTGAAAAAAAGACGCGCCAGCAACTTTCACAG GAAAAAGCTATCGCCACAATTTCACACATGCGTAAGGTTCACTGGTTTGAAAAATTCAATTGGTTCATCAGCAGTGAAAATTATTTGGTTATCAGTGGACGTGACGCCCAACAAAATGAGATGATAGTCAAGCGTTATATGTCCAAAGGAGATTT ATATGTTCATGCGGAACTCCATGGTGCTTCTAGTACTGTGATCAAGAACCATAAACCTGAAAGCCCTGTACCCCCTCTTACTCTGAACCAAGCAGGATGTTTCACA GTCTGCCATAGCCAAGCTTGGGACTCGAAGATTGTGACTAGTGCTTGGTGGGTGTACCCACACCAGGTCACTAAAACAGCTCCCACTGGAGAATATCTCACAGTCGGAAGCTTCATGATTCGTGGTAAGAAGAATTTTCTTCCACCTCATCCTCTAATAATGGGTTTTGGAATTTTATTTCGCTTGGATGAGAGTTCTCTTGGGTCTCATCTGAATGAAAGGAGGGTAAGGGGTGAAGAGGAAGGAATAATAGACATGGAGCAAACTGAACCCCTGAAAGAAATATCTTACTCCGATTCTGATTCTGAGAAGGAAGTCTTAAAAGAAAAGGTTGAGTCTTCAGGACTTACGAATTTGTCAGCCGAGAGACTATCAGGGGAGGAAGTCTCCAAAGTGGCCTCTGCCAGTGGCTTGAATTTTTCAGAAGTAACCAGCAATTCACAAGACACCGTTGATGAAATTAGCCCAGTAAATTATGTATGTCATGATGAAGTATATGATGGCAAAACCTCTAAAACTGTTGCACAAGATTTGGAAGACCTAATTGATAAAGCCCTTGAGCTTGGATCTGCTACTGCTTCTACTAGGTCTTATGGGCTCCCTTCTGTGGAGGAATCGGTGAGCGAGCATCACCATGAGGTGACAAAGCCAATGCAAAGAGATCGACCTTACATCTCAAAAGCTGAAAGAAGAAAGCTCAAGAAAGGTCATAAAGATGGTTCTGAAATTTCTACCGCTGAACATGGAAGAGAAACAGAAGATCACAACTCTGTGAGCCAGCCAGAGAATCAAGCTAAAAGTTCCAAGCCGATTAATGGAAAAACAAGTCGTGGACAGAAAGGAAAATTGAAAAAGATAAAGGAGAAATACGCTGACCAAGACGAGGAGGAGCGACTCATTAGAATGGCTCTGTTGGCT GCTGCAGGGAAATCAAAGGGTGGTGAACAGTCTGAGAATGAAAATGCCCttccaggaacagaggccaaaCTTGCTACAG CACCTGAAGATGCTTCAAAGATATGTTACAAATGTAAGAAGGCGGGTCATTTGTCTCGAGATTGTCCTGAGCATCCGGAGGAAACCGGGAAGAGCAAAGCAGATGGTAGGGTTGATAGGGGTACCGGTGAGATGGACAGGGTAGCCATGGAAGAAGATGACATTCATGAAATCGGTGATGAAGAGAAGGAAAAGCTAAATGATGTGGACTATTTGACCGGAAATCCACTCCCTATTGATGTCTTGTTGTATGCTGTTCCAGTTTGCGGTCCTTACAATGCTTTACAAGCATTTAAATACCATGTCAAGATAATTCCAGGCTCACTGAAGAAAGGAAAAG CGGCCAAGACTGCCATGACTTTGTTTAGTCACATGCCCGAGGCATCGAGCAGGGAGAAGGAACTGATGAAGGCGTGCACAGATCCTGAACTTGTTGCTGCTATGATGGGTAACTCGAAGGTTTCAGCAGCAGGGCTAACTCAGCTGAAGCAGAAacagaagaaaatcaagaagACGAACAAGGGAGAGGTGAGCTAG